One Streptococcus sp. zg-86 DNA window includes the following coding sequences:
- a CDS encoding response regulator transcription factor yields MKQKILLVEDDTVIRQLVAKNLRNWNYEVAESEDFQLILEQVEAFQPHLILMDIGLPFFNGYYWCQEIRKISRVPLLFLSSRDQPMDIVMAINLGGDDYVTKPFDMTVLLAKIQGLLRRTYDFLGEQTVLTFEGIRLDLKSMQVSYDGVSEDLTKNEFQILRILFERPQAIVSREELMKELWNSDLFVDDNTLTVNVGRLRRKLADMGLQDIIVTKKGIGYGLVQHDD; encoded by the coding sequence ATGAAGCAAAAAATCTTACTTGTAGAAGATGATACAGTTATTCGTCAATTGGTGGCAAAAAATCTTCGGAATTGGAATTATGAAGTGGCTGAAAGCGAGGATTTTCAGCTGATTTTAGAGCAGGTAGAGGCATTTCAACCGCATTTGATTTTAATGGATATTGGTCTGCCTTTTTTTAACGGCTATTACTGGTGTCAAGAAATCCGGAAAATCTCACGTGTGCCGCTTCTTTTTCTGTCCTCACGCGATCAACCCATGGATATTGTAATGGCCATCAATCTAGGGGGCGATGATTATGTGACCAAGCCTTTTGATATGACGGTTCTTCTAGCGAAAATTCAAGGACTTTTACGCAGAACCTATGACTTTTTGGGTGAGCAGACGGTATTGACCTTTGAAGGCATTCGGTTGGACTTAAAAAGTATGCAGGTGAGCTATGATGGTGTGAGTGAAGATTTGACCAAAAATGAATTTCAAATCCTAAGAATTTTATTCGAGCGGCCGCAGGCCATTGTCAGTCGGGAAGAATTGATGAAAGAATTATGGAATAGCGACTTGTTTGTCGATGATAATACACTGACGGTGAATGTCGGGCGTTTGCGGCGTAAATTAGCAGATATGGGCTTGCAGGATATTATCGTGACCAAAAAAGGAATCGGATATGGATTGGTGCAGCACGATGACTAA